A region of the Atribacteraceae bacterium genome:
GAGTTGACTTCGACGGCCCGCACACCTTTTTCCGGACCATCATTGTATTCGAAAGAGCGTACGCCTCCCAGCTGAGAAATATCTCCGACTCTCCTTAATATTTCTTCCCTGGTTAACACTTTTCCATTGATTAAAGCCATGTTTATTCTCCCTTCATTCTTCGGAAAAACGGAAAGGCATTCCCTCCCTGAGATTTTTCATCCAGCACCGGAGGATTTCCCGCCGGTTTCTTCTTCCCATCCCGTAAAAAAGCGGGTATTTCCAGAACATCTCCAAAGAGAATTCCTGGATCGATCACCTCATCGAATTCACCAGAAGGCTCCCCGTTGGCCTCCTCGTTATTCTGAAAACGGGTGGCGATCACGGTCACGACCACTTCATTGGACAGGTTCTGGTCTGTCCGGCTACCCCATAAAACATCGGTTTCAGTTCCTGCAGATCCTCGTACACATTCCATGATTTCGGTGACCTCGTGAAGGGTCATGTCCGGACCACTGGTAATATTCAGGAGAACCGAGAGGGCTCCCTTAATGGAAATTTCCAATAGCGGACTGAAGATGGCCTCTTCCGCGGCATGCTTGGCTTTTTCTTTCCCTCGTCCATGCCCGATCCCAATCAAAACCGTCCCTGCTCCGGTGAGTACAGTCCTCAGGTCGGCCAAATCCAAATTGATATCCTGAGCGGAGGAAATCAGGTCAGTGATTCCCCGCACCGCTTGAAAAAGTATATAGTCGGCCGACTTGAAAGCCTCCTGGAAAGAGGTCTCCCTCCGGGCAGTTTGAAGGAGTCGTTCATTGGGGATAACGATCAAGGCGTCCACGACCCCGCGTAATTTCTCAATTCCCTCTTCAGCCTGGGCCTTCCGTTTGGTCCCTTCAAATTGGAAAGGTTTGGTCACTATGCCGATCGTCAGAGCTCCCGATTCCCGGGCCAGCTCAGCGATAACCGGTGAGGCTCCGGTTCCCGTTCCGCCACCCATACAAGCGGTAATGAAGACAAGGTCGGCATTTTCAAGCATTCCCATTAAGGCGTCACGGTCATGCTTGGCCGCTTCCTCACCGATTTTGGGGTTTCCTCCGGTTCCCAGGCCTCTGGTCAAACCGATTCCGATCTGAATCTTCTCTGGAGCGAGAGATTTTTTTAAGGATTGTATATCCGTATTTATCGCCACCAGGTCCACTCCAGCAAGACCGGCATTGATCATTTCATTGACCGCGTTATTTCCTCCTCCACCGATCCCAACGACCTTAATAATCGCCAGGCGCTCTTCCGGTTGCTTTTTTTTGGTCTTCTCAGCCGACTTTTTGGTGCTCGCTCGGCTGGCCGGTTTTTTTTCCACAGGCGGGGGATCCCGGTCCACATCAGCAGGAATACCCTGTGTGGTGTCCCGAATCAATTCCCGTTTAAAATCAATTCTTTCGGAAAAGCCCCTCTTTAGGCTTTTCTTTTTCAAGTTCAATCACCTCTTTGGCCAGAGAAAGATAGTTTTGAGCCCCGGTTGATTGAGGTTCAAATTCGATAACCGGCACACCATAACTGGACGATTCGGCAATGGCAATATTTTTGCGGATCACCGTCCTGAAAAGTTTGTTTTCAAAATAAGCACCCAAAGCCTTGATCACTTCCTGATAAAGTTTGGTTTGGACATCGGCAATGGTGATCAGGACATAAACATCCAAATCGTGTTTAAGATTCTGCTGCATGAGTTCAATGGTTTCCATAAACTCTTCGATCCCCCGCAGGGCGAAATAGTGCGGCTGAATCGTAACGATCACTTCCCGGGCAGCCTTGAGCGAATTTATGGTCAAAATCCCCAGAGAAGGCGGGCAATCAATCAGAATATAATCAAAAGGGAGTTGACTGCGCTGAATTCCGGAGTTGAGAAAATCCTCCCGACCCAGCTTGTCAATCAGGCGGTATTCTTCTCCCGCCAGGTCGATATTGGAGGGGGCCACATAAAGATTGGGGGTTTTGGTCTGAACGATGATATCTTTGAGTTCCATATGATATGGACTACGGGGAGGTTCCAAAACGTTGAGTATCGTGCGGTCGAATTCATGGGGTTCCAGTCCCAGTCCCAGGGTGGAATGGGCTTGCGGATCCATGTCGACGATCAAAATACGTCTGGAATATTGAGCCAGAGAAGCTCCCAGGTTGATACAGGTTGTTGTTTTCGCGACCCCTCCCTTCTGATTGGCTACCGCAATAATCCGCATCGCTCACCCTCCACTCGGCAACGAAACACTGTGCCACTACTAAAATTCGCTAACCCACAACCGCCGATCACCTGATTACACCAGACACTGATCATGTCTTTGCCCTTCGTTAAATTTCAGAAAAACCGGCCGATCCGCAGGGAACGTATTATCCAAAAAAGAGCTTGATTTCTTCGTAACGTTCAAGGGGAACCTTTTTCAACACTCCGAGAGCAGCGGAAAGAGGCACTTTGACAATTTCATCACCCCGCAGGGAGACCATGAATCCAAATTCCTCGCTCTCCACCAGGTCCATGGCCCGAAGACCGAAACGAGTTCCCAAAACCCGGTCAAAGGCAAAAGGTTCCCCACCCCTTTGTAAATGACCTATAACCATATACCGCGACTCCAAGCCGGTTTTTTCCTCGATGTACTTGGCCAGCGCTTGAACAATCCCCATCCCCTTACTCAAGATCACATGGCCAAAGGCGTCTTTTTCTTCAAACTTCATGTATTTCTCCAGGACCGGATCATTGAAGCCTTCCGCCGCGGCAATCAGGGCATATCGCTTCCCGCTTTCATAGCGCTTGCAGATCGCTGCGCACAGTTCGTCCAAGGGATAGGGAAATTCCGGAATTAGGATGAAATGTGCTCCCCCAGCCACACCACTGTTTAAAGCGATCCATCCGGCGTTCCGTCCCATGATTTCCACCACCAGCACCCGCTCGTGAGAAGCGGCGGTGGTATGAAGACGGTCGAGCGATTCCATGTCTATGTTCACTGAGGTATCGAAGCCGAAGGTAAAATCGGTGGCGTTTACATCGTTGTCGATGGTCTTGGGAACACCCACCACCGGCATCCCCATCTCATGGAGCTTCTGGGCAACTCCCAAGGTATCGTCTCCACCGATGACCACCAGACAATAGACGTCGTGCTTTTTCAAATTTTCGAAAATCGTTTCCGGACCCTTGTCGATTTTGAAGGGATTGGTCCGGGAACTATTCAGGATAGTCCCACCCTGGCGATGAATGTCATACACATCATCCAGGGTCAACAAAACGGTGTCTCCCTTGAGAGGCCCTTTCCAGCCCCGCAGGAAACCGATCATCTCAAATCCCTTTTTAATTCCTGACGTCACCACAGCGCGAATCACCGCGTTTAACCCCGGTGCATCCCCCCCTCCTGTGAGGAGACCAACCTTTCGTGCCATTTTCATTCCTCCCTTGCTTCAATACAATCTGTTCCTTCTTGTGTCTCCGATAATGGTAACGGTATGAAGCGCAGACGTCAAGCTTCTATGCAGATTCATCGTTTTCCACCATCGCAGAACCGGCAAGAGACATAGAAATGAAAAGATCATGATAAAATAAAGGCAGAAAAGGGGGGAGACTCTCATACCGGCCAACCTCAGTGCCCAGTACATTGAAGCCGAACAACGGTATAAAAGCGCCCGAACCAGGGAAGAAAAATTAGTCTGCCTGGAAGAAATGCTTTCGGTTATTCCCAAGCACAAGGGAACCGAGAAAATGCAGGCGGACATCAAACACCGGATTTCCAAACTTAAAAAAACGGCCCCGGATGGGAAAACCCAACGGGGAAAGACATTTGACCCCTTTTTGGTGGAAAAAGCCGGCGGAGCGCAGTTGGCCGTGATCGGACCGCCCAACACCGGCAAGTCGACACTCTTGCATTGCCTGACCAACGCCCGGCCGGAAATCGGAGCGTACCCCTACACCACACGCATCCCCACTCCTGGGATGATGCTGTACGAGGATGTCCAGATTCAACTGATCGATTTTCCTCCGATTGGCTTCCCGGAAATCGAGGGGAACTTTGGAAGTGCGTTGCGCCGGGTCAATGCCGCCCTAGTGGTGATCGATGTCCAAAACGAAAGGATCCTGGAAGATTTCGAAGTCGTGCTGAGCGCTCTGAAAAACAGCAAAATCTCCCTCGAAAAGCCACCGCTCCCAACATCTTCCTGGCACCCGCTCCAGTCCCTGGCTCTGGCCAACAAGTGCGAAACCGAACTGGATCAGGAGGTATTGGGCATATTCCGCGATTTTTATGGGAAACGCTTCGAAATCCTGGGGTGTTCCTTTAAAACGAACCCCGACCATATTGAAGAGCTCAGGGGAAAGATCTTCCAATTGAGCAATATCATTCGGGTCTACAGCAAGCCTCCCGGCCAGCCAGTTGACCTCTCCAGGCCTTTTGTTCTCCGGAAGGGCTCCAGCGTTTATGACCTAGCCAAATCCATCCATAAGGACATCGCCGGTCATTTGCGGGGGGCCCGGGTTTGGGGCTCTGGAAAATTTGACGGTCAAATGGTGCCCATCGAACACGTACTGGCCGATCGGGACCTGGTCGAACTTATTTCCTGAGATTCTTCCAGATAAGACAGTGATGGGTGATGGATTTCTCCCGCTGCAGGGGAAACTATTTCGAAACGCAGAGACTTTACCGTGGGTATGAAAAACGGTTCTGTCCGGAAACAAGATGAGTAAAAGAAGCACCGCTCAGACAAAGGAGGCCTACGTAATCCAGTCTCTTGCCGGGGGGAGGGTTTCAGTAAATTCCAAGGAGTTAACCCGTCGGCGGGGCCGACGGCATCGAGCACGAAAATCGAGGATGGGATTGATTTACAGAGGAGAACCGGTATTTTCTCTCGTGATCCAGCAGTAATTGCTTTACGTCGGTATGGTTGCCATTGAACCCGACGAGCTGGCCCTTACTCCCGATCACTCGGTGACAGGGAATCACGATCGGCAGGGGGTTTCTACGGTTGGCCTGTCCCACGGCCCGGCAGGCGGTGGGCTTCCCTACGACAGAAGCAATCTCAGCGTAGCTTCGGGTTTGACCGTAGGGAATTTTGGAGACAGCGTGCCAGACTTGCCTGGTAAATTCAGGTCCTTCAAGAAATACGGGAAAAGAGAACACCTGCCGGTTCCCCTGAAAATATTCTCGCATCTGATCCACCGGTCCCCGGAGAAGGATAGGGTCATGCACCAACTCCGTCTCGCCCCTTAGCTGGTATTGGTCCCAGCTTTCGGGGAGAAGGAAAATCCCCTTTACTATCTCTTCCTCCATAACCAAGGTAACCGGTCCGATAAAAGCATGAAAGGTATCATAAAATTGTTTCATCGGGCTTTAAGAAACAGGATCACGGATCTATAAAAATATCCGTTATTTTCAAGTGTATACCTACTTTCAAATGATCACTGATCTGATAGGTAAGGGCCAGGTTCAGTCGATCGGTCCAGTATGAAAGTCGCTCCTTAAGTATTTCCTCGGAAGGAAAAACGATTTTATAGGAAAGCGAATAATCCCCGGATATCATCAATTTTCCCTGCTCATCCGCTTCGTGCTCCCGCACGGACACCAGTCGTTCAATATCGGACCAAGGCGTTACATAGGATTCCAAGTGGGCACTTTCTTTATCCTCCGGTTCCGCCCAGGCCAAGCCGACCGTAAGAAACAATAAAAATACCAGACTCACCCCAAAAACTACTTTCATAATCAACACCCCCGATTATTGTAACACAACCGGACGGGACTTGAAGCAAAGATTTTTCATCTTCGCCACCGTCGGACACCGACTGGTCGACTCGGAGGTGTTTAGCTTAAAAAATTTTTGGGATATAATTAGATCAGGAACCAGTCTTATCACAGGAGCCGGTCATGTGCGATACGCTCGTTGTCTTGCCGGAATACAAAAAAACGGGAATTACGATCTTCGCCAAAAATAGCGACCGGGAACCGAACGAACCGAACATTCCTACCAGAGTCGGCCGCGCGGAACACAAAAAAGGAACCGTCCTGCGCTGCACCTACATCACGATCGACCAGGTCCCCCTCACTTATGATATCTTCATGATCAAGCCATCCTGGATGTGGGGCGCGGAAATGGGGGTAAACGAGCATGCAGTCGCCTTAGGCAACGAAGCGCTCTTTACCCGCTCACGCCCGGGACCACCGGCACTTACGGGCATGGACCTGGTCCGCCTGGCCCTGGAGCGTTCCTGTACTTCCCGGGAAGCGGTCGAGGTGATCGTCTCGCTTTTGGAGCGCTACGGTCAGGGAGGAAATTGCGGTTACAGCCGGAAACTGCGGTATGATAACTCATTTTTGATCGCCGATCCTTCATCGGCCTGGCTGCTGGAAACAGTTGGGAAATATTGGGCGACCAAGCGGGTCAATGGTTGCATGGCCATTTCCAACGCGCTCATCCTGCACGACGACTACGATGAATGCTCGGCGAATTTTTGGAGAAAAAGGAACGGAGAACTCTCCGACTTCAAGAAGACCTGGGAACATGCCCTGATTACCCGGATCGCCCGGGGAGAAGCCCGGCGACGGTTCAGCGCCCACTTCCTGAAAAATCACGAAGAACCGTTGACCGCACACCAGGTTATGAAGTTCCTGCGCTGGCATGCGCCCCGCGATGCGGAACAGCTCTTTCGGCACCGGACCTATCAGAGTCTGTGCATGCATGCCGGGGGGCCGTTCTCTTTTCAGACCACCGGCAGCCTGGTTGCCGAAATGGACCAATCGGGGGCCCGCGCCTGGTACACCGGTAGTTCTCTCCCCTGTATTTCTCTCTTTAAGCCCTTTCACTTTACCACCGTTTCCCCAGCCCAACAGGAAAAACCCGGTCCTCTGGCTCAAGCCGCGGCATTTTGGATGAAACGGGAACATTTTCACCGGTTAATTCTCGGGAAGTGTTTCGACAACCTGGATTGGTTTCTCGCCGAACGGGATGCCCTGGAAGGAGAATTGTTAAAACGTTCCCGGGTTTTGCAAACAGTCAGGCAAAAAGAAGAACTGCTGAACTATGCCTTTAATCAGGAGCAGAAAATGATCGGACGAGCTGTTGCCGAATCCGAGTCGAGGCCCTTTTCCCCCCAGGGGGGTCCAATGTACCGTTACTACTGGGCAAAACAGAACCGCCTCCTCTCCAGGCAACCCAGCACAAGCGGCGGGAAGTGAGCGGAACCGTATCTCTCTCTAGTGTGGGCATAAAGCCAGATAAAACGCATGGGTCTCCTGGACCTGTCTTCGAGCAAGAATGAGGTATTTTATTGTTTCCTGAGTCGGGAACCACCCAGATAGGCGGCACGAACCCGTTCGTCGTCCTTGAGGGAGTTGGATTCTCCCTGGATGGGTATGCGTCCGGTCTCCAGGATATAAGCATAGCGGGAGACGGCCAGCGCTTTACGGGCGTTCTGTTCGACCAGGAGTATGGACACGTTCTCTTCCTCGTGGATGGCGCGAATCACCCGGAAGATTTCCTGGACGATACGGGGAGCCAGACCCAGGGAAGGCTCATCCATCAGGAGAATCTGTGGCTTCGAAATCAGGGCCCGGGCAATAGCCAGCATCTGTTGTTCCCCCCCGGACAGGGTCCCCGCAAACTGACGACGCCGTTCCCGCAGGATGGGAAAGAGTTTGAAAATCCACTCCCGGGTCTTGACAACCTCTCTCCCCGCTGGAAGATTCCTCACTCCATAGGCTCCCAGGGTTAGGTTTTCCTCCACGGTCAAGGTGGCAAAAACTCGGCGGCCTTCCGGAACGTGGGCGACCCCCAACCCAACCAATTGAAAAGGAAGGTATGAATGAATGTCTTTCCCCCGCAGGTAAATATGTCCCTGCCGGCTGACCAACAAACCGGAAATGGTCTTCAGGAGCGTGGTTTTTCCCGCTCCGTTGGCACCCAGGACCGCGACGATATCGCCCCGCGAAAGCTCAATGGTTACCCCCCGCAGGGCTTCGACCACCCCATAGGAAACCCAGAGGTTTTCCACT
Encoded here:
- the ftsZ gene encoding cell division protein FtsZ produces the protein MKKKSLKRGFSERIDFKRELIRDTTQGIPADVDRDPPPVEKKPASRASTKKSAEKTKKKQPEERLAIIKVVGIGGGGNNAVNEMINAGLAGVDLVAINTDIQSLKKSLAPEKIQIGIGLTRGLGTGGNPKIGEEAAKHDRDALMGMLENADLVFITACMGGGTGTGASPVIAELARESGALTIGIVTKPFQFEGTKRKAQAEEGIEKLRGVVDALIVIPNERLLQTARRETSFQEAFKSADYILFQAVRGITDLISSAQDINLDLADLRTVLTGAGTVLIGIGHGRGKEKAKHAAEEAIFSPLLEISIKGALSVLLNITSGPDMTLHEVTEIMECVRGSAGTETDVLWGSRTDQNLSNEVVVTVIATRFQNNEEANGEPSGEFDEVIDPGILFGDVLEIPAFLRDGKKKPAGNPPVLDEKSQGGNAFPFFRRMKGE
- a CDS encoding ParA family protein, giving the protein MRIIAVANQKGGVAKTTTCINLGASLAQYSRRILIVDMDPQAHSTLGLGLEPHEFDRTILNVLEPPRSPYHMELKDIIVQTKTPNLYVAPSNIDLAGEEYRLIDKLGREDFLNSGIQRSQLPFDYILIDCPPSLGILTINSLKAAREVIVTIQPHYFALRGIEEFMETIELMQQNLKHDLDVYVLITIADVQTKLYQEVIKALGAYFENKLFRTVIRKNIAIAESSSYGVPVIEFEPQSTGAQNYLSLAKEVIELEKEKPKEGLFRKN
- a CDS encoding ATP-dependent 6-phosphofructokinase encodes the protein MARKVGLLTGGGDAPGLNAVIRAVVTSGIKKGFEMIGFLRGWKGPLKGDTVLLTLDDVYDIHRQGGTILNSSRTNPFKIDKGPETIFENLKKHDVYCLVVIGGDDTLGVAQKLHEMGMPVVGVPKTIDNDVNATDFTFGFDTSVNIDMESLDRLHTTAASHERVLVVEIMGRNAGWIALNSGVAGGAHFILIPEFPYPLDELCAAICKRYESGKRYALIAAAEGFNDPVLEKYMKFEEKDAFGHVILSKGMGIVQALAKYIEEKTGLESRYMVIGHLQRGGEPFAFDRVLGTRFGLRAMDLVESEEFGFMVSLRGDEIVKVPLSAALGVLKKVPLERYEEIKLFFG
- a CDS encoding TGS domain-containing protein: MLSVIPKHKGTEKMQADIKHRISKLKKTAPDGKTQRGKTFDPFLVEKAGGAQLAVIGPPNTGKSTLLHCLTNARPEIGAYPYTTRIPTPGMMLYEDVQIQLIDFPPIGFPEIEGNFGSALRRVNAALVVIDVQNERILEDFEVVLSALKNSKISLEKPPLPTSSWHPLQSLALANKCETELDQEVLGIFRDFYGKRFEILGCSFKTNPDHIEELRGKIFQLSNIIRVYSKPPGQPVDLSRPFVLRKGSSVYDLAKSIHKDIAGHLRGARVWGSGKFDGQMVPIEHVLADRDLVELIS
- a CDS encoding methylated-DNA--[protein]-cysteine S-methyltransferase, giving the protein MKQFYDTFHAFIGPVTLVMEEEIVKGIFLLPESWDQYQLRGETELVHDPILLRGPVDQMREYFQGNRQVFSFPVFLEGPEFTRQVWHAVSKIPYGQTRSYAEIASVVGKPTACRAVGQANRRNPLPIVIPCHRVIGSKGQLVGFNGNHTDVKQLLLDHERKYRFSSVNQSHPRFSCSMPSAPPTG
- a CDS encoding C69 family dipeptidase translates to MCDTLVVLPEYKKTGITIFAKNSDREPNEPNIPTRVGRAEHKKGTVLRCTYITIDQVPLTYDIFMIKPSWMWGAEMGVNEHAVALGNEALFTRSRPGPPALTGMDLVRLALERSCTSREAVEVIVSLLERYGQGGNCGYSRKLRYDNSFLIADPSSAWLLETVGKYWATKRVNGCMAISNALILHDDYDECSANFWRKRNGELSDFKKTWEHALITRIARGEARRRFSAHFLKNHEEPLTAHQVMKFLRWHAPRDAEQLFRHRTYQSLCMHAGGPFSFQTTGSLVAEMDQSGARAWYTGSSLPCISLFKPFHFTTVSPAQQEKPGPLAQAAAFWMKREHFHRLILGKCFDNLDWFLAERDALEGELLKRSRVLQTVRQKEELLNYAFNQEQKMIGRAVAESESRPFSPQGGPMYRYYWAKQNRLLSRQPSTSGGK
- a CDS encoding ABC transporter ATP-binding protein, producing METLLAVENLWVSYGVVEALRGVTIELSRGDIVAVLGANGAGKTTLLKTISGLLVSRQGHIYLRGKDIHSYLPFQLVGLGVAHVPEGRRVFATLTVEENLTLGAYGVRNLPAGREVVKTREWIFKLFPILRERRRQFAGTLSGGEQQMLAIARALISKPQILLMDEPSLGLAPRIVQEIFRVIRAIHEEENVSILLVEQNARKALAVSRYAYILETGRIPIQGESNSLKDDERVRAAYLGGSRLRKQ